From a region of the Sphaerodactylus townsendi isolate TG3544 linkage group LG16, MPM_Stown_v2.3, whole genome shotgun sequence genome:
- the LOC125445525 gene encoding uncharacterized protein LOC125445525 has product MEPVACQSILENSAPPAKDPDLPSQPPARVGRIQRGAAQGKTSGLYLKLVSLRGGLMSWYFCLKQIQWDLLQWIHISLELAIDVFFSWVQNVLLVSMMLLLLAWKAHSGARQHGWRTLLWDLTSQLQHAWDQSLLRACCCNLRSFVERAALAPIQCVTWMTYYLVRALEVIFVQALMMAGEEKEEEALVEAFSESLSVLILQCEEQDSSSGQ; this is encoded by the exons ATGGAGCCTGTCGCCTGTCAATCCATCTTAGAAAACTCAGCTCCTCCTGCCAAGGATCCTGATCTGCCATCGCAGCCTCCGGCGCGTGTCGGCAGGATCCAGCGTGGGGCAGCGCAAGGCAAGACCAGCGGCCTGTACTTGAAGCTCGTCTCCTTGCGAGGCGGGCTCATGAGCTGGTACTTCTGCCTCAAGCAGATTCAGTGGGACCTGTTGCAGTGGATCCACATCTCCTTGGAGTTGGCCATCGACGTCTTCTTCAGCTGGGTGCAAAATGTGCTCTTGGTTTCCATGATGCTTCTGCTGCTGGCTTGGAAGGCTCACAGTGGGGCCAGGCAGCACGGTTGGAGAACGTTGCTGTGGGACTTG ACCTCGCAGCTGCAGCACGCCTGGGACCAGTCTCTCTTGAGGGCCTGTTGTTGCAACCTGAGAAGCTTTGTGGAGCGGGCAGCCTTGGCTCCGATCCAGTGTGTCACCTGGATGACCTACTACCTGGTCCGGGCTCTGGAAGTCATCTTCGTGCAGGCTTTGATGATGGcgggagaggagaaagaggaagaggcgCTGGTGGAAGCCTTTTCTGAGTCTCTGTCTGTGCTCATCCTTCAGTGTGAGGAACAAGATTCAAGCAGCGGTCAATAA